GATAGCAACCATGACTTCATTTCCCTTGAAGGAAAATACAGTTATATGTTTCCCAGAAAATCAATGAGTGAAAGAGACTATTCTTTACTCAAGACTATTTTAAAAGATAATATTCAACCATAAAAAAATCAGAGCAAAATGCTCTGATTTTTTACTTTATAATATTGTTGCCTTACTGCTTATTCCAGCCAGCCCATTTCCTTCATCCACTCGTCATTGTAGATTTTTCCTACATATCTTGAACCGTGGTCATGAAGTAAAACGACAATGACATCATCTTTAGTAAACTGATCTTTCATCTGAATCAATGAGGCAATGGCACTTCCTGCAGAATATCCACAGAAAATTCCTTCTTCCTTAGCCAGTTTCCTTGCATAGATCGCTCCGTCTTTATCCGTTACTTTCTCAAAGTGATCGATAACAGACATGTCGTAGTTTTCAGGGATGATATCTTCTCCAATTCCTTCCGTGATGTACGTATACGCGTGGTCGTAGTGTAATTCTCCGGTTTCGTGGAATTCTTTAAGGATAGAACCGTAAGTGTCAACTCCAATTATCTTAATATCCTTATTTTTTTCCTTGAAGAACGTTCCACATCCTGTAATAGTTCCTCCTGTTCCAGCTCCTGCTACAAAGTGAGTCAGTTTTCCTTCCGTCTGTTCCCAGATCTCAGGTGCTGTAGACTCATAGTGAGCAGTTCTGTTGGATAAATTGTCATATTGGTTTACATACCAACCGTTTTCTGTTTCCTTAGCCAGTCTTTTCGATACAGAATAATAAGAGCGCGGATCTGTAGGCTTCACATCCGTAGGGCAAACAATTACTTCAGCACCTACAGCACGAAGAATATCACACTTTTCTTTAGATTGTTTGGAATTGGTAACAAAGATACATTTGTACCCTTTGATGATGGCAGCCAATGCCAATCCCATTCCTGTATTTCCTGAAGTTCCCTCAATAATGGTTCCTCCAGGTTTTAATCTGCCGTCTTTCTCGGCATCTTCGATCATTTTAAGAGCCATTCTGTCCTTTACAGAGTTTCCAGGGTTGAATGTCTCAACTTTTGCTAAAACTAATGCTGGAAAATCTTCACCCAGTACATTGTTAAGTTTTACCAATGGTGTGTTTCCTATAGTTTCAAGGATATTTTTTGCGTATTTCATAAATGTTTTATATGCGGTGCAAAGATAATGCTTTTAAAATTATCTGTATGGAGATCATGAGTGATTAAAGCTCAAAACAGATGAGTAAAAGCTTAATTTTAAACCCAATAATAAGGTTAATTATACTTAATGGCTTTCACCGGAGAAATCTTACTGATCAGATAACTCGGAATAATTAAGGCAAGAGCAGATATCGCCAAAATCCCTAATGAAATAGAAATGATAGCAATAGGGTTAAGATCTACCGGTACTGTACTTACGTAGTAATTTTCCGGATTAAGCTTAATCACTCCAAAGAATTTCTGGATAAGAATTAATCCCAACCCAATAGCATTTCCATATAAAAGCCCTGGGATCATGATGATAAGGGTATAATTGATAAAAGTAGCCCTGATCTGAGCATTGCTTGCACCTAAAGTCTTAAGTAAACCGATGGAGTTGGTTCTTTCAATAATGAGGATCAGAAGGACCATAATAATATTGATAACCACTACAACCAGCATGATGATGATGATGAGCGCAATATTGGTATCAAAGATGCTTATCCAGTCAGTGATTTGTGGAAATTTTTCTGTTGCCTTTTCAGCATAGTTTTTATATCCGATCAGTTTTTCAATGTCCGGGAAATCTTTATCAATATCATTGACATTTTTCAGGAAAATATCAATTCCGCCAATTTCGTCAGGTTTCATATCCTGAATTTTTCTTGCATGATTGATTCCACCAATTACAAACTGTTCATCGATGAGCTTAATGTCTGTTCTGTAGATTCCGATAATTTTAAACTTTCGGTAAAGAGGCTTTTGATCGGCTTTTAAGAAGACGGTAACGATACTGTCATTGACTTTAAGGTGAAGATCATTGGCTATTTTTTGTGAAATAGCAACATCATTGTTGAACCCTATTTCTGTCACCTTGGGTGTAGTTCCGGCAATTAGGAATTTTTTAAACCTTAAACTGTCGAAATCCTTTCCAATTCCTTTAAATATAATTCCTGCAAAATTATGTTCATTACGCATAATTCCGGTAACCGTTACATATTTTTGGATAATTTCCACATCCGGAAGTTCTTTGATCTTGGCAATATTCAATCCCTGATTATCTAAAACCGAAGTATTATAGGAAGAGTTGGATCGGGTAGATCTTACTGTGATGTGTCCGCTGAAATCTGCCAGTCTCTCTTTAATAGCTTTTTTAGAACCGAATCCGGTGGCTACAGTAATTAGAGAAACAATAATTCCCAGTGCTACGGAAAGCCTGCCAATGAAGATGATAACCCTTGATAGGTTATTTTTGTTATCTTTGGAAAACGCTATTTTTCTAGAGAAATATAAAGGAAACTTCAAGCTTATGAATTTAGATTTCAAAATTAAAAATTTACTTCTGATTTGCCTAATTTTTTTAGGAGTATTCAACCAATATTATTCTCAAACTCAAGTTCAGCCGGATTTTAAAACCGGGGCAGATCAGCCTGAGCTTTATCTACCTCTATTGAAGGATAAAACCATTGGAGTAGTGACGAATCAGACAGGCTTAATGAGTGACAGAACTCATTTGGTAGATTTTTTAGTCAAGAATGGAGTAAAAATCAAAGCTATTTTTGCGCCTGAACATGGTTTCAGAGGAGATGCTGATGCAGGAGCAAAAGTAAAAAATGGAGTAGACGTGAAGACCGGAATTCCTATTGTTTCCCTGTATGCCAGTAATAAAAAACCAAAGCCTGAACAATTGGCAGGAATAGATCTTGTAGTTTTTGATATTCAGGATGTGGGTGTAAGATTTTATACTTACATTTCTACGTTAACTTATTTAATGGAAGCGGGTGCTGAAAATAATGTTGAAGTAATGGTCCTGGACCGTCCCAATCCACATGATGGATATACTGACGGACCTGTTTTGAGAAAAAAATGGGCTAGTTTTGTGGGAATGCACGAGGTTCCGGTTGTTTATGGGCTGACTATTGGTGAGTATGGAAAAATGGTGAATGGAGAAAAGTGGCTGAAAAATGGAGTTCAGGCAAAATATACCTTAATCCCAATGAAGAACTACCACAAAAAACAACGTTATCTGATGCTGGATAAGCCATCACCGAATTTGCCTAATGATAAAGCAATTAATTTATACCCAAGTTTGTGTTTTTTTGAAGGGACCCAGGTTTCTGTAGGAAGAGGAACGGATCAGCCTTTCCAGATCTATGGTTCACCATGGACTGAAAATCTTCCATACAAATTTACTCCAAAGCCAAGCTACGGAGCAAAAGATCCATTTTTGAACGGGAAATTATGTTATGGTGAAGACTTGTCCAATTATCCTAAGGATTTAAGAGAATTGAATCTTGAATGGGTAATCAAGGCTTATCAAAACTACAAAAATCCTCAGCTGGATTTCTTTTTGAAAAATCTTTGGTTTGATACTCTTTCCGGGACTGATGAATTCAGAAAGCAGATTATTGCTGGAAAATCAATTCCGGAAATTAAAGCTTCGTGGAAAAAAGATCTGGAAGATTTTGAAAAGATTAGAACCCGATATATGGTGTACGAAGATTAACTAAAATAGGTCGGAGGTTTGGGGCTGGAAGTTATGGAGGTCATTGAGTGATAATATGACTAAAAGTAACTTCCAGCCTCACGGTTTCTGCTTCCAACCTTTCATTAATCAAAATTTTGGGGCGGATTTTTATCATTTTTGCCCTTATTTAATATAAAGAGTCCGATTGTTAAACCTACAACCCCTGCAAAAGCAGTTAATAAGGCTCTTTGTAATTTATCTGGAAGATCATTTCCAAGGTAATTCATTAAAAAAAGGATCACAAACGTGATAACAGAAATGATAATATGATTTTTTCCGAATGGCTTCATTGTATTATTTAAATTTGTAAGAGATCATAACTCCACCTCTGTAAGGCAAAATTTCACCACTTTTATTAAGTCCTTCTACCCCAATGTCATAACGTTTTCCTGTAGTTCTGTCATACCCTTTATAAAAACTTTGTGCAGTTCCAATAGTGGCATAAAGATCAAGATTCCATCTTTCAGATAACTGAAATTGATAACCTCCTGTGACTCCTAACATAATAGAAAAACCTCTTTGATACAGATTTGAAATAATAAAAGTTTCTCCGTTGTCTGCTACAGAGACGCTATTGTCATTCCAGTAATTCCATTTCTGTGCATTATAAGCAGCAACAGAGACGTTAGCTCCAATATACCAGTGTTTGAAAGCTTCTTTGAAATAATATCTTCCTTCAGCAGAAACAGAGTAAAATTGCAATTCATGTCCTGAAAAAGACTTCCATGGTGAGATAAAGACATCTCCCTGAAGAGTATATTTGGGACTAATCTGCTTTTCTACGCCGAGATTGAGAATACCTATTGGTAAAAAAAGAGCATTACCTTTTACATACAAACTTTTCTCTTCGCTTTGATCTTGCTCCTGAGCTTTTAGTGAACCTATGCTCAGAAATGCCAAAGCTCCCATTAATACTCTGTATTTCATCAATGTGTTTATTTTATTTTATTTAATAATTCCTCCGCTAATTTGGAATCTCTTTTAGCCTGAATAGCTATATTCCTAGACATTTCAGCGTAATTTTTGGCCATTTCTTTATTTCCTGTTAAGAAATAAAGTTTAGCCAGGATATAAGTGTTTTCTGAATTTTCTCCCATCATCACCGATTTTTCAGCCCATTCGGTTGCTTTCTTTAATGAAGATGGTGTTTGGATGTTATCAACAAATACCCATGCTGCTCTTAAAAGTTCATCAGGGTTAAATGTATCCGAAGCTTTGTAATAATCCAATGCTGCTTTTTCGTATTCCGGAAAATTGGCATTTCGTTCGTAATAGGTAAGCTTGGTCTGATTGAGCTTCGTCATCGCTGTTTGTTTTCCTACCAATGGTTCAGCCATTTTCATAAAGTACTCATCATTGATTTTTTTGTTCTTATCATCAATGGACTGTTCTACAATTTTTGAAAGCTTTAATTGGGCATCAAATTCGTTGTACGTTTCTTCAGGAAGGTATTTGATGATCTCTGCTTTTCTGGAAGCAAAAGCTTTATAGTTGGAATCTTCTGTAGATTTCAGGAAAAATAGCATAAATCCTATTTCATCTTTTGAAAGAGGGTCAGCTGCTTTTTTATTTTCAAAGTATCTTTCAGAAGCCTTTTTTGCAAACCCGTAATCTGTATCGGAGTTAAGTTTCATAATATTGATTAGAAACTCTGGATCTTTTTCTCCGTTAGCAAATCTTTCTTTCAGAGATCCTTTTTTATTTCCTTGTGAATTGATATCCTGGGCCATTGCTACAAACATACTTTCTTCCATATAGCCTGTATTTCTGGAAACAAGCTCGCCTTCGCCATTTAGGAAAAGATAAGTGGGATAGGATCGTACACCAAATTTAGATGCAAGATCTCTTCCTTCTCCTTTTTCCATATCAAATCTTGCATTGATGAAATTGGTATTGAAATATTCACTCACTGATTTCTGAGGAAAAACATTTTTTTCCATCATTTTGCATGGGCCACACCAGGAAGCATAAGCATCAATAAAAACCAATTTCTTTTCTTTTTTGGCTTTTGCGATAATTTCCTTAAATGGTAGTTCCTGAAACTGTATGGTCTCCTGAGCAGAGATGACAATAGAGCAAAAAATAGATATCCCGGAGATGATCTTCTTCATTTTCAAATAAGATTTGAAGCGAAGATAAATAATTTTCAAAATATAAAGATGGGAATCGGGAAGTTGAATGATGATATTAACTAATTTTAAGACTTGGACCCTGAGATCCTGATTATGTAGGCAATTTAAAAAGTAGGATAGAGTAAGTCCATATTTTTTCTTTCATAACAAAATCATAATAAATAATTATTCCTTTTTCTTAGACTCTTTATGTTCCTTGCCCCAAACTTCCAATTGGCTTAAGACAGGAAGCAATTTTTTTCCTATTTCAGATAATTCATATTCTACTCTGAGAGGAACCTCAGCATACACTGTTTTCACTACCAGGTTTTCCTGTTCCATTTTTTTGAGCTGAAGCGTAAGCATTCTTTCGGAAATATTGGGAATTCTGTTTTTCAGTTCAAAAAATCTTAGCTTTTCTTGTTTGAGATGATAGCAGATAGAAAGGATCCATCGACCACTGATAAGATTCACTGCATAAATTTCAGAACAGCTGGATTCTAGCGTTTTTTTATTCTCGTTATTGGTGGATGTTTCTTTAATACTCATACTAACATTTTTGTTTGCTCCATACAATCTGTTGCAGACTTGTACTGTTCAGGATTGATGATTTAAATTTACAAATAAAACAGGAGATATAGTGTATATGCGCTGTTTTCATAGACTTTTATTATAGGGTAATGTTATGGATTTAAATAGAATTAATAAGGAGCTGAAAGCATGTATTGATAATGTTCCGTATTCATTGGAAATCGATGAGAATATATTTTTGAATGCTCCAGAAGTGCTCCAAAAGGAAAGAATAGAATTTGCAGAAACTCATCCTGTTCACCGACCAGATTCTATCAAGGTAAAAGATATTTTCATCCCAAGTTTGGTGGATGGCAGAGAAATACGGCTTCATATTTATCAACCTGAGCAGTATGACAGGAATAGAACATTGATTTATTTTCACGGCGGTGGTTATGTTTTCGGCTTGCCGGAACAGGTAGACAGCCAAATGTTTGAGATTGCTGATGAATTACGGGCAACAATTATATCTGTAGATTACAGATTGTCTCCTCAGCATCGGTTTCCCGTTCCTATTTTAGACGGTTTTGATGCCTTGAAATGGGTGATTGGAGAAGGAGAAAGACAGTTGGGAATAAATGTTGAACAGATTACCATAATGGGGGCAAGCGCTGGTGGGCATTTAGCTGCAGCGGTCACTCAGATGGCTGCCGATCAGAATATTAATAATATAAAACATCAGTTTTTATTGTATCCGGTCATTCATAATAAGCTGAATACTCCTTCTATGCAAGAATTTACAGATTCACCGTTATGGAGTAGAAGATATGCTGAAATAGCATGGCAGCATTTTCTGGACAAAGAAAATAGAGGAAAAAGCATAATGTATTCAGATCTTACCCTCTATCGTAACTTTTCTGTGTTACCTCAAACTACAATTGTAGCTTGTGAACTAGATCCTTTGAGAGATGAAGGTATTGAGTTTTCCCAACTTTTATATCAGGCAGGTGTTGCTACTGAATTATGGGTAGTTCCCGGAGCAGTACATGTATTTGATCTTTTTGATTGTTCTTTGACCGATGAATACAAAAAGTTTATGATGAGCAGACTTTTTAAATAAAAAAATATGAAACTACGAGATAAAAAACCAGCTTTAATTCTTATTGATATTCAAAAAGGATTTCTTGATGAAAGCTATTGGGGTGGAAACAGAAATAATAGAGAAGCAGAAAAAATAAGTGGAAAAATATTGGAAAGATGGCGTGAATTGAATTTACCGGTATTTCATATCCGGCATAGCTCAGCCCATCCTCAATCTAAATTGCATGAATCTGATCCGGGATTTGAATTTAATGATCATGCCTTGCCTCAAAATGATGAGTGTATTATCACTAAAAATGTAAACAGTGCTTTTATAGGAACTGATTTGAAAGAAAAATTAGATTTTCAGGGAATAAATACTGTAGTTATTTTAGGAATTACAACCAATCATTGTGTTTCTACCACAACAAGAATGGCTGGGAATTTCGGATATGAAACTTATGTTATTTCAGATGCTACTGCGGCTTTTGACAGAGTGGGCATACATGGAGAAAAATACGACGCAGAATTGGTTCATCTCATGGCACTTGCCAATTTGCATGAAGAATTTTCAACTGTCCTGAATGCCGAAGAATTATTAAAAAAGATGTAGGAGAAAGTTAAAAACTTGAATCTATTTAAACTGCTATATCTATGGCAGTTTTTGTTTTTTAGAAAGGAAACCATTTTATCTTAATTATTTTTTGCCAGAATTGTTTGTATTTAACATAGTTTTAATATAATTTTATTTCACTCTATGGTCCTGGGATGTTTGTTATATCTTTGCAAACGAATAAATTATCTACAAATAAGATTGTGAAATTATAGATTTTACCTTCAGGTATTACCGGATCTTTTGTAGAAATAAAGAATGCAGAAGAATTGAGTATTAGCTTTAAACACGCCTTATCCCAAAAATCTATTTACGTTGCCGCTTTATCCACCTGCCTGATTGCAGTAGTGGCTTTTGCAGTTTTAAGCCTTTTAATTGCCGAAGATAACCGTAAAAATAATGAGGATTTTGCAAAAAAAACATTTTTCAGGAAATATGAATCTGTAGAAAGTGAATTCAGGAATATTGAAGATTATCAGTATCTGCTTCGTGAATTGATTCAAAAAGACGGATTGAAAAACTATAGAGATTATTCTTTGGTTTTAAATGATTTGAATAAAAAAAGAAACCTGTTAACATACAGCTGGTATTATTATGACAATAGTAACACCGGAAAATATGAAAGTAATAACCCTCTATCCGGTCTTTTCAAAGAGAGGAATAAAACAGAAAACTCTATCACCATACAAAATAATGGTTCCGGACATTTTAAAGACCTTCTGATAAGCCGTAAAGATAGTATGTACTGGGTAAGTTATGACTCTCTTGTACTGCCAGAAAAAAATATTCTTTATTACGGTTCTACAGTAAGTTTAGATGATCTTCATCAATATTTTACCAATGTAGATAAAAGTTCGAATACGTATGCCTACGTTTTTACTAAAGAAGGAATTTGTATTACCCATCCTGAAAAGAAGTACATCGGGAAAAATGTTTTCAATTTTACAGATATTCAATCGAAGGATACTTTGTGTAGTAGTACAAAATCAGGATACACAGAAGGAGTTGCTAGTTCAGAGTATTTGGGGATGGAAGTTACACGCTTTATAAAACCTTTGAAAACAGATAACTTTGACGGGTATGCGGTGGTGAATCATGTCAATTTTATCATTGATGAAAATACAAATAAGGTGAAAGCTTATACCGTTTATATATTTCTGGCTGCCTTATTTCTTATTGTAACGGTTTTTATTTTATTCCAGCGGTCTACAAATATAGCTTACAGGGAAAAAGAAAAAATACAGTCTGAAAAAAATCTGCTGTTTATTGAGAATGAAAAAATGCACAAGGCAGAAGTGATTAACCAGCTTCAGCAGCTTAAGAATAATATCAATCCGCATTTTCTGTTCAATTCATTGAACTCTCTTTATATGCTGATAGGAATTAATAAAGACAATGCCCAGAAATTTACCATGAATCTTTCAAAAATCTATAGGTACCTGATTGTTCCGCCTAAGGAAAATATTGTAGCTGTTGCCAAAGAGATTGATTTTATTCAGAAATATATGGAACTTCTGAAAAGCAGGTTTGATGAAGAACTGAATTTTCAACTGGTTATAAAAAATCCTGAAAGTTTAAAGAAACGAATCCCGTATTTGTCACTTCAGATTGTAACGGAAAATGCTATAAAACACAATGTTGCGACCATAGATCAACCCTTGGAAATTACGATAGAAGTGGATGAGAAAGGAGTTACTGTGAGGAATACTTATCAGCCCAAAACGGAGGCTGTTCTGGGAGAGAAATTCGGAATTGATTATTTGAATCAGGTTTATGAATATTTTAAACAAAATTCGCTTCATATTTCTGTAGATGGTGAAAACTTTATATGTTTTTTGCCATTAATGAATTAAAATGAAAAAATCCACTCACTCCCGAATAATCACCTTTCACTCCCTAATACATATAATATAAGTCACTATACCTATAGCTTTGCCAACTGAAACTAAGATATTTACTATTTGGAATGAATCGGACTATTTTAATGAAGAATTACAGGCTTGCACTGTATCTTGGACTAGCCATGGCATCGCCGGCAGTTCTGGCACAGAAAAAAGACACTGTAAAAACGACCAAGGACAAAACCGAAAAAACAGATCTTTCATCATCAAAAAAGACAAAAAAAATTGACGAACTGATTAAGAAAGGGACTTACAAAAAAGGGATTTTCAATACCATTCAGGTAAAAACAGATCTTTATTTTGAAATTCCTGACAGTTTGATGGGACGTCAGTTTTTGGTAGTGAACAAACTCTCTCAGGTCCCAATGCAGGTAAATGAGGCAGGCCTTAATAAGGGAATGAACTATGAAAATAAGATCATTTCTTTTCACAGGGACAGAGTCGCTAAAAAGGTATGGGTGAAAACTTCTGAAGCGAAGGTGTCTTCTCCTAAAAATGATGCTATTACGAAATCTGTTAAAGACAACTTTTCAGAATCTGTCATTGAGGTTTTTGATATTGAAGCCCAAAACAGTGATTCTACTTCGGTAGCCATTAAAGTAAATAAGGTTTTTGATGGAAATCAGAAAAGTTTTAATGATGTGTTGGCTAATGTAGGTCTTGGTGGTTCAGTAAAATCAAGTCTTTCCTTTATTGAAGGAGTAAAAACATTTCCGGAAAACCTTGTTGTTAAATCTCAACTGAGTACTTCAGTGAATGAAGGTGGTGTGGATCTTCCGGTAACACTTGGAGTAACCAGCAATCTGGTATTGCTTCCTAAAGTTCCAATGAAACCAAGGGTGGCAGATGCAAGAGTAGGATTTTTCAGTGAAAAGCATTGGTTCTTTAATGACCAGCAGCAGAAAATGGATGAGAAATTTTTCATCACGCGTTGGAATTTAGAGCCTAAAGATGAAGACAAAGAAAAATATCTGAGAGGTGAACTGGTAGAGCCTAAAAAACAGATTGTTTATTATATAGATCCTTCCACACCAAAACAATGGCGTGAAAAGATCATTGCAGGAGTTCATGACTGGCAGGTGGCATTCGAGCAGGCAGGGTTCAAAAACGCTGTCATCGCTAAAATGCCGGATGAAAAAGATGAAGACTTTGATATTGATGATGTAAGATATTCCGTAATCACATACGCTGCTTCTCCTAAGTCTAATGCGATGGGACCATCTGTAGTAGATCCGAGAAGTGGTGAAATTATTGAAGCAGACATCATTTGGTGGCACAATGTAATGACTTCTCTTCAGGAGTGGATGAGAATTCAGATAGGGCCTATTGATGCTAGAGCGAGAGGAAATAAATTCAGTGATGAATATATGGGTGAAGCCATTCGTTTTGTATCCTCTCATGAAGTGGGGCATACTTTCGGATTGAAGCACAATATGGGATCTTCTTTTGCATTCCCGGTAGAATCTCTTCGTTCTAAAGAATTTACCGATAAAATGGGGGGGACAGCTCCTTCTAT
This Chryseobacterium sp. G0162 DNA region includes the following protein-coding sequences:
- a CDS encoding ABC transporter permease, which produces MKFPLYFSRKIAFSKDNKNNLSRVIIFIGRLSVALGIIVSLITVATGFGSKKAIKERLADFSGHITVRSTRSNSSYNTSVLDNQGLNIAKIKELPDVEIIQKYVTVTGIMRNEHNFAGIIFKGIGKDFDSLRFKKFLIAGTTPKVTEIGFNNDVAISQKIANDLHLKVNDSIVTVFLKADQKPLYRKFKIIGIYRTDIKLIDEQFVIGGINHARKIQDMKPDEIGGIDIFLKNVNDIDKDFPDIEKLIGYKNYAEKATEKFPQITDWISIFDTNIALIIIIMLVVVVINIIMVLLILIIERTNSIGLLKTLGASNAQIRATFINYTLIIMIPGLLYGNAIGLGLILIQKFFGVIKLNPENYYVSTVPVDLNPIAIISISLGILAISALALIIPSYLISKISPVKAIKYN
- a CDS encoding PLP-dependent cysteine synthase family protein, which codes for MKYAKNILETIGNTPLVKLNNVLGEDFPALVLAKVETFNPGNSVKDRMALKMIEDAEKDGRLKPGGTIIEGTSGNTGMGLALAAIIKGYKCIFVTNSKQSKEKCDILRAVGAEVIVCPTDVKPTDPRSYYSVSKRLAKETENGWYVNQYDNLSNRTAHYESTAPEIWEQTEGKLTHFVAGAGTGGTITGCGTFFKEKNKDIKIIGVDTYGSILKEFHETGELHYDHAYTYITEGIGEDIIPENYDMSVIDHFEKVTDKDGAIYARKLAKEEGIFCGYSAGSAIASLIQMKDQFTKDDVIVVLLHDHGSRYVGKIYNDEWMKEMGWLE
- a CDS encoding winged helix-turn-helix transcriptional regulator, translated to MSIKETSTNNENKKTLESSCSEIYAVNLISGRWILSICYHLKQEKLRFFELKNRIPNISERMLTLQLKKMEQENLVVKTVYAEVPLRVEYELSEIGKKLLPVLSQLEVWGKEHKESKKKE
- a CDS encoding exo-beta-N-acetylmuramidase NamZ domain-containing protein; amino-acid sequence: MNLDFKIKNLLLICLIFLGVFNQYYSQTQVQPDFKTGADQPELYLPLLKDKTIGVVTNQTGLMSDRTHLVDFLVKNGVKIKAIFAPEHGFRGDADAGAKVKNGVDVKTGIPIVSLYASNKKPKPEQLAGIDLVVFDIQDVGVRFYTYISTLTYLMEAGAENNVEVMVLDRPNPHDGYTDGPVLRKKWASFVGMHEVPVVYGLTIGEYGKMVNGEKWLKNGVQAKYTLIPMKNYHKKQRYLMLDKPSPNLPNDKAINLYPSLCFFEGTQVSVGRGTDQPFQIYGSPWTENLPYKFTPKPSYGAKDPFLNGKLCYGEDLSNYPKDLRELNLEWVIKAYQNYKNPQLDFFLKNLWFDTLSGTDEFRKQIIAGKSIPEIKASWKKDLEDFEKIRTRYMVYED
- a CDS encoding alpha/beta hydrolase encodes the protein MDLNRINKELKACIDNVPYSLEIDENIFLNAPEVLQKERIEFAETHPVHRPDSIKVKDIFIPSLVDGREIRLHIYQPEQYDRNRTLIYFHGGGYVFGLPEQVDSQMFEIADELRATIISVDYRLSPQHRFPVPILDGFDALKWVIGEGERQLGINVEQITIMGASAGGHLAAAVTQMAADQNINNIKHQFLLYPVIHNKLNTPSMQEFTDSPLWSRRYAEIAWQHFLDKENRGKSIMYSDLTLYRNFSVLPQTTIVACELDPLRDEGIEFSQLLYQAGVATELWVVPGAVHVFDLFDCSLTDEYKKFMMSRLFK
- a CDS encoding histidine kinase; protein product: MSISFKHALSQKSIYVAALSTCLIAVVAFAVLSLLIAEDNRKNNEDFAKKTFFRKYESVESEFRNIEDYQYLLRELIQKDGLKNYRDYSLVLNDLNKKRNLLTYSWYYYDNSNTGKYESNNPLSGLFKERNKTENSITIQNNGSGHFKDLLISRKDSMYWVSYDSLVLPEKNILYYGSTVSLDDLHQYFTNVDKSSNTYAYVFTKEGICITHPEKKYIGKNVFNFTDIQSKDTLCSSTKSGYTEGVASSEYLGMEVTRFIKPLKTDNFDGYAVVNHVNFIIDENTNKVKAYTVYIFLAALFLIVTVFILFQRSTNIAYREKEKIQSEKNLLFIENEKMHKAEVINQLQQLKNNINPHFLFNSLNSLYMLIGINKDNAQKFTMNLSKIYRYLIVPPKENIVAVAKEIDFIQKYMELLKSRFDEELNFQLVIKNPESLKKRIPYLSLQIVTENAIKHNVATIDQPLEITIEVDEKGVTVRNTYQPKTEAVLGEKFGIDYLNQVYEYFKQNSLHISVDGENFICFLPLMN
- a CDS encoding cysteine hydrolase family protein, encoding MKLRDKKPALILIDIQKGFLDESYWGGNRNNREAEKISGKILERWRELNLPVFHIRHSSAHPQSKLHESDPGFEFNDHALPQNDECIITKNVNSAFIGTDLKEKLDFQGINTVVILGITTNHCVSTTTRMAGNFGYETYVISDATAAFDRVGIHGEKYDAELVHLMALANLHEEFSTVLNAEELLKKM
- a CDS encoding DUF3575 domain-containing protein, producing the protein MKYRVLMGALAFLSIGSLKAQEQDQSEEKSLYVKGNALFLPIGILNLGVEKQISPKYTLQGDVFISPWKSFSGHELQFYSVSAEGRYYFKEAFKHWYIGANVSVAAYNAQKWNYWNDNSVSVADNGETFIISNLYQRGFSIMLGVTGGYQFQLSERWNLDLYATIGTAQSFYKGYDRTTGKRYDIGVEGLNKSGEILPYRGGVMISYKFK
- a CDS encoding zinc-dependent metalloprotease yields the protein MNRTILMKNYRLALYLGLAMASPAVLAQKKDTVKTTKDKTEKTDLSSSKKTKKIDELIKKGTYKKGIFNTIQVKTDLYFEIPDSLMGRQFLVVNKLSQVPMQVNEAGLNKGMNYENKIISFHRDRVAKKVWVKTSEAKVSSPKNDAITKSVKDNFSESVIEVFDIEAQNSDSTSVAIKVNKVFDGNQKSFNDVLANVGLGGSVKSSLSFIEGVKTFPENLVVKSQLSTSVNEGGVDLPVTLGVTSNLVLLPKVPMKPRVADARVGFFSEKHWFFNDQQQKMDEKFFITRWNLEPKDEDKEKYLRGELVEPKKQIVYYIDPSTPKQWREKIIAGVHDWQVAFEQAGFKNAVIAKMPDEKDEDFDIDDVRYSVITYAASPKSNAMGPSVVDPRSGEIIEADIIWWHNVMTSLQEWMRIQIGPIDARARGNKFSDEYMGEAIRFVSSHEVGHTFGLKHNMGSSFAFPVESLRSKEFTDKMGGTAPSIMDYARYNYVAQPEDGVTAITPKIGIYDKYAIEWGYRWYPDEFVEKKALRNLIEKHEDDPLYFYGEQQSYLETIDPRSQSEDLGDDAMKASEYGMKNLKVVANNLLKWTYEDGKDYTDAGRLYMGVIGQWDLYTGHVMANVGGIYLNNTVFGNKKKAYEAVPAETQKRAVDYLVKNSINLPEWLFFNPITEKTYSVKNSPMGPFEQTPYTLARGMQYANIYSLFMDDRLLRLLENELKHEVSGSKDKIYTVENLFEQVRTAIFNKKGSLTMLEKMAQKNYVDALIVSVNKLFEKTAVKTLKTDQTLNMPMICNYHEEGKNLRNINYSSMKRVSEVTTYKRAELQKVLNLLNNTRYRGDDASRAHYTDLIIRIEEALNK
- a CDS encoding thioredoxin family protein, whose translation is MKKIISGISIFCSIVISAQETIQFQELPFKEIIAKAKKEKKLVFIDAYASWCGPCKMMEKNVFPQKSVSEYFNTNFINARFDMEKGEGRDLASKFGVRSYPTYLFLNGEGELVSRNTGYMEESMFVAMAQDINSQGNKKGSLKERFANGEKDPEFLINIMKLNSDTDYGFAKKASERYFENKKAADPLSKDEIGFMLFFLKSTEDSNYKAFASRKAEIIKYLPEETYNEFDAQLKLSKIVEQSIDDKNKKINDEYFMKMAEPLVGKQTAMTKLNQTKLTYYERNANFPEYEKAALDYYKASDTFNPDELLRAAWVFVDNIQTPSSLKKATEWAEKSVMMGENSENTYILAKLYFLTGNKEMAKNYAEMSRNIAIQAKRDSKLAEELLNKIK